Proteins encoded within one genomic window of Platichthys flesus chromosome 17, fPlaFle2.1, whole genome shotgun sequence:
- the myclb gene encoding protein L-Myc-1b: protein MPGISSAAPRYESWDMDHLDHYQHYFYDDHDPKEDFFKSTAPSEDIWKKFELVPTPPMSPVRAVEGSGRVGLLCPSLGDKLEWVSQVLGQEDEQQQQQQQELPFKLTATNDSFGNLSSIIIQDCMWSGFSAGQQLERVVAERCASCPGTAAAVAATAKVTAASAAPSPGRAQCGPVDTPALSGLAADCVDPAAVLTFPLTGGCKKQVSSGSESHTDSSDDEDDKDEDEEEIDVVTVEHKQQQQQQKPRRLVNTRKPVTITVRADPLDPGMKRFHISIHQQQHNYAAPSPDTLPTPPEPPRKRVRQEASTQATQPHQNSHYHQPRPGHTPLNLDGRKCHGTAAGVRSESPNLSACSPTSSMSPSSPPSSSSSSSSPHIQCSPSKPHFFSHPSSPQSSDCEDTDKRKAHNFLERKRRNDLRSRFLSLRDEIPGLADCPKTPKVAILTRATEYLQQLHTSERQKTQERKQLKARQLQLLHRLAKLKRS, encoded by the exons ATGCCGGGCATTAGCTCCGCCGCGCCTCGTTATGAAAGCTGGGACATGGACCACCTCGACCACTACCAGCACTATTTCTACGACGACCACGACCCGAAAGAGGATTTCTTCAAGTCTACGGCGCCCAGCGAGGACATATGGAAGAAATTTGAGCTGGTGCCGACCCCGCCCATGTCCCCGGTGCGGGCGGTCGAAGGGTCGGGACGGGTCGGGCTGCTGTGCCCGTCACTCGGGGACAAGCTGGAGTGGGTCTCGCAGGTCCTGGGGCAAGaggacgagcagcagcagcagcagcagcaggagctgccCTTCAAGCTGACCGCGACCAACGACTCCTTCGGGAACCTGAGCTCCATCATCATCCAGGACTGCATGTGGAGCGGCTTCTCGGCCGgccagcagctggagagagTTGTGGCGGAGCGCTGCGCCTCCTGTCCCGGGACGGCGGCGGCAGTGGCGGCCACCGCGAAAGTCACAGCCGCGTCTGCAGCCCCGTCCCCGGGGAGGGCGCAGTGTGGCCCCGTCGACACGCCAGCCCTCAGCGGCTTGGCGGCGGACTGTGTGGACCCCGCTGCGGTGCTCACCTTCCCGTTAACCGGGGGATGCAAGAAACAAGTGTCCTCAGGTTCCGAGTCTCACACCGACTCATCAG ATGATGAAGACGAcaaggatgaggatgaagaggagattgACGTGGTGACAGTGgagcacaagcagcagcagcagcagcaaaaaccTCGTCGGCTAGTCAATACACGTAAACCCGTGACCATAACGGTGCGGGCTGACCCTCTTGACCCCGGCATGAAGCGTTTCCACATCTCCATCCACCAACAGCAGCACAACTACGCTGCGCCATCCCCGGACACTCTCCCCACGCCACCTGAACCTCCTCGCAAGAGGGTACGGCAGGAGGCTTCCACACAGGCAACCCAGCCCCACCAGAACTCTCACTACCACCAGCCCCGGCCTGGCCACACCCCTCTGAACTTGGACGGCAGAAAGTGTCATGGAACCGCGGCCGGGGTGAGGTCCGAGTCGCCAAACCTCAGCGCCTGCTctcctacctcctccatgtcgCCTTcatcccctccttcctcctcctcatcctcctcgtctccccATATCCAATGCTCCCCATCGAAGCCCCATTTCTTCTCCCACCCCTCCAGCCCCCAGTCCTCAGACTGTGAGGACACAGACAAGCGCAAGGCGCACAACTTCCTCGAGCGCAAGCGGCGGAACGACCTGCGCTCGCGTTTCCTGTCACTGCGGGACGAGATCCCGGGCTTGGCGGACTGCCCCAAGACGCCCAAGGTGGCGATCCTGACGCGAGCCACGGAgtatctgcagcagctgcacaccAGCGAGAGGCAGAAGACtcaggagaggaagcagctgaaagccaggcagctgcagctgctgcacaggcTGGCAAAGCTCAAACGCTCCTGA